A single window of Thalassomonas viridans DNA harbors:
- the cobA gene encoding uroporphyrinogen-III C-methyltransferase, whose amino-acid sequence MINSLNPNKQPFLAGEVALVGAGPGDPDLLTLQAYRFIQQAEVVIYDRLVSQAIMALLPGSCEKIYVGKKQADHRVPQEGINALLAEHAGRGKKVVRLKGGDPFVFGRGGEEALYLLEHKIPVHIIPGLTAASACTSYVGIPLTHRQVAQSCTFITGHLQRSGDLDLPWQILNDAKQTLVFYMGVKSLDIIAGKLIEAGRLPSTPAALIRKGTQADQQVIRGQLGRLSQLVAAHNIKPPTLIVIGDVVDTFNEEYLKNLGYLSAS is encoded by the coding sequence ATGATCAACAGCTTAAATCCCAATAAACAGCCCTTTTTAGCCGGCGAAGTCGCTTTGGTGGGGGCAGGCCCGGGAGATCCTGATCTGCTGACCCTGCAGGCCTACCGCTTTATCCAGCAGGCGGAAGTCGTTATTTATGACCGCCTGGTCAGCCAAGCCATCATGGCCCTGCTTCCTGGCAGCTGTGAAAAGATTTATGTCGGTAAAAAACAGGCGGATCACAGGGTGCCGCAGGAAGGCATCAATGCCTTGCTGGCGGAGCATGCCGGGCGGGGGAAAAAAGTCGTACGCCTTAAAGGCGGGGATCCTTTTGTGTTCGGCCGCGGCGGTGAAGAAGCCTTATACCTGCTGGAACATAAAATCCCGGTCCATATAATCCCCGGGCTCACGGCAGCTTCCGCCTGCACCAGTTATGTCGGCATCCCCCTCACCCACCGCCAGGTCGCCCAAAGCTGTACCTTTATTACCGGCCACCTGCAGCGCAGCGGCGATCTGGATCTGCCCTGGCAGATCCTCAATGATGCCAAACAAACCCTGGTATTTTACATGGGAGTCAAAAGCCTGGATATTATAGCCGGCAAACTTATTGAGGCCGGGCGCTTGCCGTCGACCCCGGCCGCCCTGATCCGCAAAGGCACCCAGGCAGACCAGCAGGTGATCCGCGGCCAGCTCGGCCGCCTTAGCCAGCTGGTGGCTGCCCACAATATCAAGCCGCCGACCCTGATAGTGATCGGCGATGTGGTGGACACTTTTAATGAAGAGTACCTGAAGAATTTAGGTTACTTATCGGCCAGTTAG
- a CDS encoding DEAD/DEAH box helicase — MSFSSLGLSDPIVKAVTEQGYETPSPIQEQAIPAVIQGKDVMAAAQTGTGKTAGFTLPLLQRLSQGGQVKANNVRALVLTPTRELAAQVSDSISTYGQNLPLRSTVVFGGVKINPQMMRLRQGVDILVATPGRLLDLYNQNAVRFSQLEVLILDEADRMLDMGFIRDIKKILALLPKQRQNLLFSATFSDEIRDLAKGLVHNPVEISVTPRNTTAEKISQWVTAVDKKRKPALLTHLIKENQWQQVLVFTKTKHGANKLTRHLEAEGIKAAAIHGNKSQGARTKALAAFKDKSIEVLVATDIAARGIDIDLLPQVVNFELPNVSEDYVHRIGRTGRAGSSGQAVSLVCADEHKLLCDIERLIQQHIPRKVIDGYVPVNELPESRPLRPLKKKKPKKPKKPKLEHKDGQRSGENARGHKPATGRQGDRKPANSRPSGNKRPLNKGSVNKGSVNKGSNRRTESSRRKPA, encoded by the coding sequence ATGAGTTTTTCCTCACTGGGCTTATCGGACCCTATTGTTAAAGCCGTTACGGAACAAGGTTATGAGACGCCGTCTCCGATACAGGAGCAGGCGATCCCTGCGGTTATTCAGGGGAAGGATGTCATGGCGGCGGCGCAAACCGGTACCGGCAAAACCGCGGGCTTTACCCTGCCGCTGCTGCAAAGGTTGAGTCAGGGGGGGCAGGTCAAGGCCAATAATGTCCGCGCCCTGGTATTAACGCCTACACGGGAGCTGGCCGCCCAGGTGAGTGACAGTATCAGCACTTATGGCCAAAACCTGCCACTGCGCTCTACCGTGGTGTTTGGCGGGGTGAAAATAAACCCGCAAATGATGCGCCTGCGCCAGGGGGTCGATATCCTGGTGGCTACCCCGGGACGCTTACTGGATTTATATAACCAAAATGCCGTCCGTTTCAGCCAGTTGGAAGTGCTGATTCTGGATGAAGCCGACCGCATGCTGGATATGGGCTTTATCCGGGATATTAAAAAAATATTGGCCCTGCTGCCCAAGCAAAGGCAGAACCTGTTGTTTTCAGCGACCTTTTCCGACGAGATTCGCGATCTGGCCAAAGGCCTGGTGCATAACCCGGTAGAAATCTCCGTGACCCCGCGCAACACCACGGCAGAAAAAATCAGCCAGTGGGTGACGGCGGTTGATAAAAAGCGCAAACCGGCGCTGCTGACACATCTGATTAAAGAAAACCAATGGCAGCAGGTGCTGGTGTTTACCAAAACCAAGCACGGCGCCAATAAATTAACCCGGCACCTGGAAGCCGAGGGTATCAAAGCGGCGGCCATCCACGGCAATAAAAGCCAGGGGGCGAGAACCAAGGCGCTGGCGGCTTTTAAAGACAAAAGCATTGAGGTGCTGGTGGCAACCGATATTGCCGCCCGCGGTATAGACATAGATTTATTGCCCCAGGTGGTGAATTTTGAACTGCCGAACGTGTCTGAAGACTATGTGCACCGTATCGGCCGTACCGGACGGGCGGGCAGCAGCGGACAGGCGGTCTCCCTGGTGTGCGCCGACGAGCATAAATTATTATGTGATATCGAGCGTTTGATCCAGCAGCATATTCCCCGTAAGGTCATCGACGGTTATGTGCCGGTTAATGAACTGCCTGAATCCAGGCCCTTGCGTCCTTTGAAAAAGAAGAAACCGAAAAAGCCGAAAAAACCTAAGCTTGAACATAAAGACGGGCAAAGGTCCGGCGAGAATGCCCGGGGCCATAAACCGGCAACAGGCCGCCAGGGAGACAGGAAACCGGCAAACAGCAGGCCTTCAGGCAATAAACGCCCCTTGAATAAGGGCTCTGTGAATAAAGGCTCCGTGAATAAGGGCAGTAACCGCAGGACGGAAAGCAGCCGGCGTAAACCGGCATAA
- a CDS encoding methyl-accepting chemotaxis protein — translation MFKYMTIATKLNLSSGGFSALVTIAFVYILITVNSTSSIIEQQQGLVSQQISAVTNQGNQLQNQRQAVNEQMVILAIDRHFTDMRVWLLDLTVSWLNEAEENAELSQQKLNSQLEKFAAIDNDRGRAIREKSELFYQTMLDAVDAYVDENRVKGNSLTADARQLASEVDYLIREFSANIDETLKRANQQVTQAGQSVADSANKVKLASDAIVSENSGMWDITIVILVLSSLLSIAFSVILRREICNPIQRLRTTVEQIQLNSDLRERFKVVSMDEIGVTGSSFNEMMTQFSDIILKVKTACDEMENATTYLVDLMQKTQEGVVSQERATDQVATAINQMATTVQQVAGHTETASKSTASAKLTAEESREVVQNSVTATQGLASLFNETNDSITLVEKYSKEIGGVLDVIRGISEQTNLLALNAAIEAARAGEAGRGFAVVADEVRTLAQRTQESTEEIDTMISSLQARTAQAVSLMGKGNEEVKSVANQAENAESSLLQIAHQVGEINELNTMIATSAEQQRVVADEINRNVVDINDTSTTTTEAVKATVECGENLLRLSRQLEQLVSQFKV, via the coding sequence ATGTTTAAATACATGACGATCGCCACTAAACTCAACCTGTCCAGTGGCGGTTTCTCGGCTTTGGTGACCATAGCCTTTGTGTATATACTGATCACTGTCAACTCAACTTCAAGCATTATCGAACAGCAGCAGGGATTGGTGAGCCAGCAAATTTCAGCGGTCACCAACCAGGGCAATCAGCTGCAGAACCAGCGACAGGCCGTTAACGAACAAATGGTGATCCTCGCCATAGACAGGCATTTTACCGATATGCGGGTATGGCTGCTGGATCTGACCGTCAGCTGGTTAAATGAAGCGGAAGAAAATGCCGAACTCTCCCAACAAAAACTCAACAGCCAGTTAGAAAAATTCGCCGCCATAGACAATGACCGCGGCCGGGCCATCAGGGAAAAGTCAGAGCTGTTTTATCAGACCATGCTCGATGCCGTTGACGCCTATGTCGATGAAAACCGCGTAAAAGGCAACTCGTTAACGGCAGATGCCCGCCAGCTCGCTTCGGAAGTCGATTACCTTATCCGGGAATTTTCCGCCAATATCGACGAAACCCTGAAACGGGCAAACCAGCAGGTCACCCAGGCGGGTCAGTCGGTGGCGGACTCTGCCAATAAGGTCAAGCTGGCGTCCGATGCCATAGTCTCGGAGAATTCCGGCATGTGGGACATCACTATCGTCATCCTGGTATTATCCAGCCTGCTCAGTATTGCCTTTAGCGTCATACTCAGGCGGGAGATCTGCAACCCCATCCAAAGGTTGCGCACTACGGTGGAACAAATTCAGCTCAATTCGGATCTCAGGGAAAGGTTTAAAGTCGTCAGCATGGATGAAATCGGCGTTACCGGCAGCTCATTTAATGAAATGATGACCCAGTTCTCCGACATCATTTTAAAGGTGAAAACCGCCTGCGATGAGATGGAAAATGCAACAACCTACCTGGTTGATTTAATGCAAAAAACTCAGGAAGGCGTGGTTTCCCAGGAAAGAGCCACAGACCAGGTGGCCACCGCCATCAATCAAATGGCCACCACGGTGCAGCAAGTGGCCGGCCATACGGAAACCGCCAGTAAATCCACCGCTTCGGCTAAGCTCACCGCAGAAGAAAGCCGTGAAGTGGTGCAAAATTCGGTGACCGCCACCCAGGGGCTGGCGAGCCTGTTTAACGAAACCAACGACTCCATAACCCTGGTGGAGAAATACAGCAAGGAAATCGGCGGCGTTTTGGATGTGATCCGCGGCATCTCCGAGCAAACCAACCTGCTGGCATTAAATGCCGCCATAGAAGCCGCCAGGGCCGGCGAAGCCGGTCGGGGCTTTGCCGTGGTCGCCGACGAAGTCAGGACCCTGGCGCAAAGAACCCAGGAGTCCACCGAAGAGATAGATACCATGATCTCCAGCCTACAGGCCAGGACAGCCCAGGCGGTCAGCCTGATGGGCAAAGGCAATGAAGAGGTAAAAAGTGTCGCCAACCAGGCGGAAAATGCCGAAAGCTCCCTGCTGCAAATTGCCCACCAGGTGGGGGAAATCAACGAACTGAATACCATGATCGCCACCTCGGCGGAGCAGCAACGGGTTGTTGCCGACGAGATCAACCGTAATGTGGTGGATATCAACGATACCTCCACCACCACCACGGAGGCGGTAAAAGCCACGGTAGAATGCGGGGAAAATCTGTTGCGCTTGTCCCGGCAGCTGGAACAGCTGGTCAGCCAGTTCAAAGTCTAG
- a CDS encoding M16 family metallopeptidase: protein MAIVNTSVNTLILLLLSLTSLQAFAAYQLPEYEKLTLDNGLTLYLMSQREVPLIDVSLVVKTGAVNDGEQAGLTRLTTENIAMGSRALSKSQLENKLDFIGADLYNTTNLEFSQLGASFASKDKELVLTLLRDLAVSPRFDSQEFDRFKKRHLLEIEQNKESPKSVIDFYFNQLLFGPSGYGANAMGNAASISAITLADIKAYHHKWYQPKNAALIVVGDFTAEDMKKQLTGLFSRWKNHSPVPTTTGTGEKTLTGSKVLLVNKEDAIESTFLIGGKGISRSNPDRVGISVINTILGGRFTSWLNDELRVNAGLTYGAGSSFTSYSKDGKFTIATFTKTETTEEAMDLALKTYRRLWQQGIDEATLASAKAYVKGQFPPKFETSSQLANLLVNMYGYGFDENYINRFEHQVNSLTLAKTRQLINKYFPRENLQFVVIGKADKIRDKLAKYGPVTEVDIKDSE, encoded by the coding sequence ATGGCTATAGTTAACACATCAGTTAACACATTGATTCTTTTACTGCTCAGCCTCACCAGCCTGCAGGCTTTTGCCGCCTACCAGCTGCCAGAATACGAAAAGCTGACGCTGGATAACGGCCTAACCCTGTATCTGATGAGCCAGCGGGAAGTGCCCCTGATAGATGTCAGCCTGGTGGTAAAAACAGGCGCGGTCAATGACGGCGAACAGGCGGGGCTGACCCGGTTGACCACAGAAAACATCGCCATGGGCAGCCGGGCACTAAGCAAAAGCCAGCTGGAAAACAAACTGGATTTTATCGGCGCCGATCTCTATAACACCACTAACCTGGAATTTTCCCAACTGGGGGCGTCTTTTGCCTCGAAAGACAAAGAGCTGGTATTAACCCTGTTGCGGGACCTGGCCGTCAGTCCCAGGTTTGACAGCCAGGAATTTGACCGTTTCAAAAAGCGCCATTTGCTGGAAATCGAACAAAACAAGGAAAGCCCGAAATCTGTCATAGATTTTTACTTCAACCAGTTACTGTTCGGCCCTTCCGGTTACGGCGCCAATGCCATGGGCAATGCCGCCAGTATCTCCGCCATCACCCTGGCAGACATAAAGGCCTACCATCACAAGTGGTACCAACCGAAAAATGCCGCCCTGATTGTTGTCGGGGACTTCACCGCCGAAGACATGAAAAAACAGCTGACCGGACTCTTTTCCCGGTGGAAAAACCATAGCCCGGTCCCCACCACAACCGGCACAGGAGAAAAAACGCTGACCGGCTCAAAGGTATTGCTGGTGAATAAGGAAGATGCCATTGAAAGCACTTTCCTGATCGGCGGCAAGGGCATCAGCCGCAGCAACCCGGACCGGGTCGGCATTTCCGTGATCAATACCATACTCGGCGGCCGTTTCACCTCCTGGCTCAACGATGAGCTCAGGGTCAATGCCGGCCTGACCTATGGCGCCGGCAGCAGCTTTACCTCCTACAGTAAAGACGGGAAATTCACCATAGCCACCTTTACCAAAACCGAAACCACGGAAGAAGCCATGGACCTGGCCCTAAAAACCTATCGCAGGTTATGGCAGCAGGGTATAGACGAAGCCACCCTGGCTTCCGCCAAGGCCTATGTCAAAGGCCAGTTTCCGCCAAAATTTGAAACCTCAAGCCAGCTGGCCAACCTGCTGGTGAACATGTACGGTTACGGCTTTGATGAAAACTATATCAACCGCTTCGAACATCAGGTTAACTCCCTGACACTGGCTAAAACCAGGCAGCTGATAAACAAATATTTTCCCAGGGAAAACCTGCAGTTTGTCGTGATAGGCAAGGCCGACAAGATCCGGGATAAACTTGCCAAATACGGACCGGTGACAGAAGTCGACATTAAAGATTCCGAATAA
- a CDS encoding M16 family metallopeptidase, with product MKPFLKGVLLAAIMLASGTQAATTAADIQTFTLKNGMKIMVLPDSSIPNANMYLFWKVGSRNEYPGITGLSHFFEHMMFNGAKKYGPKMFDRTMEAAGGSNNAYTTENLTVYTNWFPAGAIETIFALEADRIADLAIDEAMVESERGVVSSERTTGLENSNFRAIWQEVKGAAFRAHPYSWPVIGHASDIENWSIADLRQYHKTYYAPNNAVVVISGDVKLERVKALAEKYFAPIPAQAEPKKVHTREPEQTGERRVYVQKASVTTPNIMMAYHVPNTRHPDFYALDILSDILATGKSSRLYHALVNEQQIAGDVFTYFPKSLDANLFYLYGVAARDISAKALEKALIREVNRIIREGVSTQELQKVKNRKLVDFYRSMSTIDGKSDAIGTYELYFDDYRKLFLAPQEYNKVTTEDIRRVAKSYLIKSNRTVGILSSEQDTREDDI from the coding sequence ATGAAGCCTTTTTTAAAAGGAGTCCTGTTAGCCGCCATTATGCTTGCTTCAGGCACGCAGGCGGCAACAACGGCAGCAGATATACAAACATTTACCCTTAAAAATGGCATGAAGATCATGGTACTGCCGGATAGCTCTATCCCCAATGCCAATATGTACCTGTTCTGGAAAGTCGGCTCACGTAACGAATATCCGGGCATTACCGGCTTATCCCACTTTTTTGAGCATATGATGTTCAACGGCGCGAAAAAATACGGGCCGAAAATGTTTGACCGCACCATGGAAGCGGCCGGCGGCAGCAACAATGCCTATACCACGGAAAACTTAACCGTATATACCAACTGGTTCCCGGCGGGGGCCATAGAAACCATTTTTGCCCTGGAAGCCGACCGTATAGCCGATCTGGCCATTGATGAGGCCATGGTAGAAAGTGAACGCGGTGTGGTCAGTTCGGAGCGCACCACAGGGCTGGAGAACTCCAATTTCCGCGCCATCTGGCAGGAGGTCAAAGGGGCGGCCTTTCGGGCACACCCCTACAGCTGGCCGGTCATAGGCCATGCTTCCGACATAGAAAACTGGAGCATAGCCGATCTCAGGCAATACCATAAAACCTATTATGCCCCGAATAACGCCGTGGTGGTTATTTCCGGCGATGTAAAGCTTGAACGGGTCAAAGCCCTGGCGGAAAAATATTTCGCGCCAATCCCGGCGCAGGCCGAGCCGAAAAAAGTCCATACCCGGGAGCCCGAACAGACCGGCGAACGCCGGGTTTATGTACAAAAAGCCTCGGTGACCACCCCCAATATCATGATGGCCTACCATGTCCCCAATACCCGCCACCCGGACTTTTATGCGCTGGACATTCTCAGCGATATCCTGGCCACAGGCAAAAGCTCGCGCTTATACCACGCCCTGGTGAATGAACAGCAAATCGCCGGCGATGTCTTTACCTATTTCCCCAAAAGCCTGGATGCCAACCTCTTCTACCTCTACGGGGTTGCCGCCCGGGACATTTCGGCAAAGGCACTGGAAAAAGCCCTGATCAGGGAGGTTAACCGCATCATACGCGAAGGGGTAAGCACGCAGGAGCTGCAAAAGGTTAAAAACCGCAAACTGGTGGATTTTTACCGCAGCATGTCCACCATAGACGGCAAGTCAGATGCCATAGGCACCTATGAGCTTTATTTCGATGACTACAGAAAGTTATTTTTGGCGCCGCAGGAATACAATAAAGTTACCACCGAGGATATCCGGCGGGTCGCCAAAAGCTATCTGATAAAGTCCAACCGCACCGTCGGCATATTGTCTTCCGAGCAGGATACCCGTGAAGATGATATTTAA
- a CDS encoding protein-glutamate methylesterase/protein-glutamine glutaminase: MSKIKVLIVDDSATVRTVIANILSRDQDIEIVGAAANPVFARRKMEKLWPDVIILDLDMPQMDGLTFLKNIMSTRPTPVIICSAHVEAGARDAIKALSLGAVEVIGKPALGIQSFLTENALSFIRSVKAAASANITKLSVGTSAAGKQEATEKLSAEVILPLKPREKTIVASGPKIVAIGSSTGGTVAIEKILSRLAADSPAILIVQHMAGKFTQAFANRLNTACSLKIKEAEDGDLPETGCVYISPGDRHMLLKYQDNHYYIRLKDGPPVSRHKPSVDVLFRSVASCAGKNALGIILTGMGNDGAQGMLEMRKAGASTLAQDEASSIIFGMPKEALKNGGAMRAADLADIPEIIRQFK; the protein is encoded by the coding sequence GTGTCGAAAATTAAAGTATTGATCGTTGATGATTCGGCTACGGTGAGGACAGTAATCGCCAATATTTTATCCCGGGATCAGGACATAGAAATTGTCGGGGCGGCGGCAAATCCTGTTTTTGCCCGGCGTAAGATGGAAAAGCTTTGGCCTGATGTCATCATACTGGATCTCGATATGCCGCAAATGGACGGTTTGACTTTTTTGAAAAATATCATGTCTACCCGGCCAACGCCTGTGATTATTTGCTCCGCCCATGTGGAAGCCGGCGCCCGGGATGCGATCAAGGCCTTATCTTTAGGGGCGGTGGAAGTAATCGGTAAGCCTGCCTTGGGCATACAGTCTTTTTTGACGGAAAATGCCCTAAGTTTTATCCGCTCGGTTAAGGCGGCGGCTAGTGCCAATATCACGAAACTAAGCGTCGGCACCTCAGCAGCCGGCAAGCAAGAGGCGACGGAAAAATTAAGCGCGGAGGTTATTTTGCCTTTGAAGCCCCGGGAAAAAACTATTGTGGCCAGCGGCCCTAAAATTGTTGCCATCGGCAGCTCGACCGGGGGGACTGTCGCCATTGAAAAGATTCTCAGCCGGTTAGCCGCTGACAGCCCGGCAATACTGATTGTTCAGCATATGGCGGGGAAATTTACCCAGGCCTTTGCCAACCGGTTAAACACTGCCTGTTCCCTGAAGATCAAAGAAGCCGAAGACGGGGATTTGCCTGAGACAGGTTGTGTCTATATCTCGCCCGGTGACCGGCATATGCTGTTAAAATACCAGGATAATCATTATTATATCCGGTTAAAGGACGGCCCCCCGGTCAGCCGCCATAAACCTTCGGTGGATGTCTTATTCCGCTCGGTTGCTTCCTGCGCCGGAAAAAATGCCCTGGGGATCATTCTTACCGGCATGGGCAATGACGGCGCACAGGGCATGCTGGAAATGCGCAAGGCCGGTGCTTCGACCCTGGCACAGGATGAAGCCAGCAGTATTATTTTTGGGATGCCAAAAGAAGCCCTGAAAAATGGCGGCGCCATGCGTGCCGCCGATTTGGCGGATATTCCGGAAATTATCCGCCAGTTCAAATAG
- a CDS encoding Tll0287-like domain-containing protein, producing MMNALIARFLLCLPLLTFVTPAPLYAATYVEISEELTTLYRAARKVISDNQGHINNAAIGDKGLSGKVVAQKTLENYQAVTGKNINKGNMTLAQTAMLNAVKQVMDENQDLINEKGTGLKGFLPAIFARQVATKFSQDMKGKMNIKLTAPKKYVRNRANRPDKWENNVVETVFKSPDYEKGKSFYEETTVKGRNAFRFILPEYYGPSCLGCHGSPKGERDITGGKKEGGVLNELGGAISLTIFH from the coding sequence ATGATGAATGCCCTTATTGCCAGGTTCCTGCTATGCCTCCCCCTATTAACCTTTGTGACCCCTGCGCCGCTATACGCCGCCACCTATGTCGAAATCAGTGAAGAGCTGACTACGCTATACCGGGCCGCAAGGAAAGTTATTTCCGATAACCAGGGGCATATCAACAATGCCGCTATCGGTGACAAAGGCCTGTCCGGGAAAGTCGTCGCGCAAAAAACCCTGGAAAATTATCAGGCGGTTACAGGAAAAAACATCAACAAGGGCAATATGACCCTGGCACAAACCGCCATGCTTAATGCCGTCAAACAGGTCATGGATGAAAACCAGGACTTGATCAATGAAAAAGGTACAGGTTTAAAAGGTTTTTTACCCGCCATTTTTGCCCGCCAGGTGGCAACCAAGTTTAGCCAGGACATGAAAGGCAAAATGAACATCAAACTCACCGCACCGAAAAAATATGTCAGAAACCGGGCCAACCGGCCGGATAAATGGGAAAACAATGTGGTCGAAACCGTGTTTAAAAGCCCGGACTATGAGAAAGGCAAATCTTTTTATGAGGAGACCACAGTCAAGGGAAGAAACGCCTTCCGCTTTATCTTACCTGAATATTACGGCCCTTCCTGTCTCGGCTGTCACGGCAGCCCTAAAGGAGAACGGGATATCACGGGCGGCAAAAAAGAAGGTGGGGTACTGAACGAATTAGGCGGAGCCATTAGTCTGACTATCTTCCACTAA